GTCATATATGCTTGGAGCAGTCAGGACCACCAGCCAATTATAATTCTCCACTAAGCACTTGACTCTAAAGTGGGCCAAACTATTATTTCCCAGACAGAGAACAGTGTTCCCAACTGAAATATATGTGGCTTCTAAATTGCATTTGGAGACTGACTAAATTAAATCCTTTTATCtacctgtttttttcttttagccAGTTCCAAAACCCTTCTGTTCTAAATGACTGTCAAAATGATCTCTTTTATTTCAGAAACACCAGGAATTGATATGCTAGAATTAGAATCACAAAGCTGCTCTGATGTACATCTATTTGGCTAAAATTAGGGGTAATGACGATTATTAGACGTAATGCATCCTGCAATGGATCTGTAAATCAGAAAACATCTGGTTTATGTACTCTGGTTCTGTTAGTAGAGGCAAATGGAAAGTAAATTCAATATAAAACTGATTTACACTTAGTTTTAAAATTGAGTTTAGATAACTAGGGGCAGAAGGACTGGGTCCTAAATAAAAGAAACCAAAGAAAATACAATAGAGTGTGTCTGTATAAAATGAACATGGTAGAGAATAACAAGCACCACagctactcaaaaaaaataaattctgtcacttaaatgaaatatattcaaGTCACATATATAAAGAACAGTGATATCTGACTATTAGGTTCCTATTAGATATAATAGTAACTGTTGGGTACATCTGTAAtatttattgagatttttttgtgttgtcatAAAAGATACTTGGCCtgcaaaatatcatatttaaatcagccttttttcttgttttcctgttaaaaaaaaaaaaaaaaagcaacagaatTTAGGTCAAAGACACCCATCCACAACAATTAAAAGTTCGTTTCTTTATATTCATGTTTAAGCATATGATTTATgcaacctgatctcatgagaCCAAGTCACTGTTTTATTTGCTCTCCAGAGATGACTAGAGGTCCACAAGTGTGGTAAACATTGAATCTCatataaaaggaaaaaagtatttttctatCCTTCCAGGTAAACAGAAACAGTTGAACCTCACCagttaaacatacaaaatacagcTTGAAGTGACTTGAATCACTATACTGTAGATCAGCACTTGGATAATAGCATCTGCCAAATTTGCTATATGTACTGTAGTTGTTTTCGAGCAAGGTTTATTGCGGCTTAAAAGTTTAGCCATTGTTATTGCTTCATCTCTGCAGTCTTTGTCAGTCTattgagaagaaaaaaactcacctTTCATCAGTTCTATAGATGATTTGTTAGTTTGTTGTTTTCGAGCattgttttttgagttttaagtgtttgtgggtttttgttaagaAATGTTCCCTGTGTTCTCAATCATCTAACAGGCGTCCTGTTTTTGACCTGCATTAACTGTGCTGAAAGAATgtagtttatataatattgtttcatTTGTTGAATTCTCTGCGCTGAGAACATTACAGTATTTAATGGCATCCATATGTTTTTCTCATCCAAATCTAAAGTACATTGGCAAGTTTACACAATGAATAAACAGTGTATTTCTGAAACTGCCAGACCAACTTTGCAATCAGTGACGACAGAATATAAACCTCGAGAAAAAGAACATGATTCTGTCCTGTTCCCATCCTTTATTGGTCCAGCGACGTATTTAATCAAAGGAAATCAATTATTGCAATGGACTTtcatatttgttcattaattttcCTCTGAATTAGCtgcataatttatgtgtgtgcagGTAGATGTGGCATGTCCGTCATTGTATTTGGCAGTAAACACTACTACATAAATCACTCAAGTATTacaattttgatcagtttaatgcatgttTGTTGAATACAAAATTTTAACTTCCTATttcttattttactcataaatcaaaaggcaaaaaagaaagaaaaaaaaaaacattagaaaattgATGTAATTAATGAACAGCTCTACAGCATACTGTGAAATCTATGGCAagaataatattatagtatatccACAAGACTTTGCTCTCTAAAGTATTTCATCCAgtctgttttcttgttttttttgtgaataagcTCTTTATATGGGTCCTGTGTCCGGTCCAAGCTGTGAGAGCGGAGGAATCAGATACAAGTTGGGAAAATGCGTGGTGAGTTTTCAGGAGCTACTTACTGGATTTTGCCTTATGCCAGGGAGAAAAGACCCAGGGTACTATAAATAATGTACGAGTAAATATACAACTGAAACAAAATGATTGACATGGAATTTAGGTTTGAATGCATGTAATTTCAGGGTGGCATAACATCTGATCATCTGACGGAATAAGTGTTAAATCACTTTATTGTGGTTGGAGAGAgagctttatatttatatattttgccaaGTAATGATGGATAAACTTTAGGTTTGAGAAGCTCATGAGATGTTTTTAGAACTGGTTTTACATCGTTACGAAGTTGAAAAATGTATTGTGGATTTGAGAGCTTTTGTATTAACAGCTTTCTTTCCCTTCATGCATTCATATCTTGTAGTTTCTTAAAACGAATGGCTGAGTGAAAATCTGGTATGATGACAAAAAGACCCTTTTCTGTGAAACTCGTACATTATCAGACATCATGGCACAGATTACCCCACACTCCCCCTAATATTCTTGccctggtctctctctctctctctctctctctctctctctctctcactctctcactctcctgaccacaaaagaaagaaatcattgaGTTTTTCCCTTTTTATAAACACTCCCTCCCCTTTCAGTAGTCTCCAAATAGGGACACAGACTTTCAGGTTCCCAAACTTTGTTGGAAGAAGTGAAAAGAAGTTTAAGGCAGACTTTGTGTACTCTGTTTCTCTGCCTCTGAATGGCAAAGTAAAGAACAGCGCTTTGAACATTTTGACCAGACACATGGCTCTACCTTGTGACACGGCAGAAGATTCTGGTGAGTTCTGTAAACTTTTGGTTTGTGCatcttattttattcatgtttctaCCTTGAAAAACGAGATCTATGTTTTGATGAATATGGCAGAgctatatgcattttttttttctgcattcaaggtctaaaaaatttaaactaaccAATAATTTGAGTGCATGACTCGTTGCTTTAGTGACTGCTGTAAATATAtctttatgacattttttaattatggtaATATTGTCTTAGATTTCATTAATATGCAGTGATAGTGTAAAATGTAAGACCACACTCAACCTTTAAACAActacacttttcttttcttttgctgcacATGAAATTCTTTTTAATGTAAGTAAGACTAAATTAAACCCAGAACTGGAAAAGCGAGTTTGTACTTTCCATTCACAAAGAGTTCTGGGCAATTTGTGTAGTCTTCCAATATTGCAAATGTGATCTTCTGCTCTGAAGGGAGAGTATCAGCACAAGAGTGAACATAACTTCCAGACACTTGGCATTATTACTGAaggttaattgtgactttttatttagaCTAGGCATCAAAGTTTGTTATCATTAAAAAGATACTGCATTTCCTCAGCTTTGAACTGGTTTGGCATGTATTTTTAGGAATGACACAATGCTACTAAAAAGGTCCCTGGAGGAAACGTAAAGGCCAGAAGCAATGTTTGAATGGGCTTTTAGGATTACAATAGTATCATTTCAGTGTCTAaaaggttttattgttttctccATTGTAAAACATTACAAGCTCTGGATTGGCAGTGCATGCAGTTGTGTGGCATAAAAGCAGAGTGGCTAATTAAATCAAGACATTTGTGCTATTGTTCATTTACAGCGTTGATCAGTAAATCTATCATGTCTGTGTATGACGGCCATTTGCTCTGCTTGGTTAAGGAACATTATGCATTATTCCATGACATAATGTTTTTTCAGCAAtacattttcaatacatttgACACTTTCagactgaagtaaaaaaaaaaaaaaaaaacccttgcaaAACATTTCAGTATTTAATTTTCACAGTGAAGAAATGATAAAAGAGATTCATTTTCTCAAAGTGCTTCGGGACtaaatgagaaataaatcacTGCTTTCATTACTGCATGCACAGCAGAGCAGAAGTTCATTACAAGCTGTGTCGGTCTGCGGAGTTACAGATATTATCCTTCCTCCATGAAACACAAATGTCAATCAGTAAGTATGAACAACAAATTACTGCTGTAGAGAGGAAAAGATGCTCTTGATGGTACTCCTTTAAATGGTTCTTTACTAAAATAGCTTGATAGTGatagtgttgttttttaaaataaaataaaaaaatgctaacatATTTGGCAGGCAGCTACCACAGGtcaagcctttaaaaaaaaaggccacTGCAAAGAACCCACAGATTTGATTTTCTACACTAAtgcgaaatatatatatataggccaatatataaatattatgtatatatatcagCTGCCCAGAACATGCACAgaaagtattatatttttttaattattattttttttttaggcaaagcGTGCTGAACGACCACAAAATCCAAAAGTGCTCACACTGTGGAAAAGAGCTGCTGTCTTCCCTCGAAGACAGATATCGCATTTCACACATTTCCAGATGTTGAAAGGAGTGTTGGGACACCCTGGAGTAAGATATTGTGTGAGTTGTCAGTTCAGTCACATCTGGAGACATGAGAGATGAGGTGATGAGCCTCAGAGAGCATCAGAGAGCAGGAgataaaactggaaaaaaaaaaaaaaaaaacatttattatccaGCATTTTGACTTGTTTTGCAACCAAAATACTTAAACAACCTTAAAGCAACCTAAGATGCAAAACTGCATAAGATTATAAAactttcagagaatatatcttgaattattttttctttgcccattaaaaaaaatattttttttaacaagaaaagacAAACCTCCCTACGTTTTattctgtcaattttttttattcatttattgccatgtttattttattattcaacataaaaggaaactttatttttagtttataaaaccatttaaaaactcATGATCATCCACGATTAATACAAGATGATGCTTTTGATGCCAAGGGCACTATGTAGAAACTGTAAAAAGGAATGTGTGATTGTATTATTTAAGACAGGCCTCacactttttctttaaaagagtgaaaaaagagagcgagagaggggtGGAGGGCACTCGTCCTTGTACATGGAAGACTAAACAAACAGCCTCCCCTTCTAGAGAGGTCATGTGCTACACCTCAGGGCCTTCACAAAAATGAATGTGCTCGCTACACACACCAGCAGGAAGCCCACCTCCACATGCTGTGGAAAACCCTGTAAAAGTCTACTGCTTCATTTAGCATTCACAGTCCGGTTGGCAGGCTGTATAGTTTCACAAATACAGCAAGTTCTTTCTTCCTCTGACCTCTCATTATCTTTAATGTTTTACCATAAGTTTCAGAAAATTATGTGAAGATATGTGTATTTTTCTTGACTAGATTTTAGTCAGTTTGGTATCTATAGAAAATCagtaatatgatataatataatataatagtacaactttttacacacacataatgtTCTAAAAGATTTGgatctgtaaatacattttattcagcaaggacatattaaattgattaaatgtgacaagaattttacattgttacaaaattctattttaaataagtgctgttctttagCTTTTCTTCAACTCTGTAatcaagaacaacaacaaaaaaaggttttatggaagcttgtttccaccatgggatcaaataaataaataaaaaaaggtaattcatggcttttttcccctcacaattctgagtttacatctgataattcagatttttttttttttaagtctatattttttttttctcagaattgcaagatataaactcaattctgtgaagaaaagtcacaattgtgatttatatatacaatTCGCACTTCTGAAATGAGTCTAAATAGTGAGACATAAACTAGAGAATGCCAGAGCCAATttagaactgtgagataaaaaaaagctgcaattaccagttatgttttatttcatggtGGAAACAAAAGAGAATTAAGACAGAAttaagatgtaaacttagaatccTGAGGGGAAAAACTCAGAAAGTCAGCATTTATCTTGCAAATCtaaatatctcacaattttttagtctgtggcagaaacaggctaacaaagttttcagcattgataatagcaagaaatgtttcttgagcagcaaatcagcatattagaataatttcttgTAATTTCTAAGAtcttgtgacattgaagactgctgataattcagctttgtcttcacagtaataaattacattttaaaatatattcaaataaaaatgttattttaaattgtaataatatttcacaatattactgtttttactgtatttttgatcaaataaatgtagctctAGTGAGGATGAAGagacttatataataataaaaatatttacaaatcatACCGACTCCAAATTTTTGAACAATACTGAATAGTTTCCTTTGAGGAAAAGTTTTGGTCTGTTCTCAAAGCAAAACATTATTAGAGTGTCTGTTTATTTCTTCACAGATGAGGTCAGAGCTTTGCACCAGTGGTGACTGTGTGGAAAAAGTCTGTCCAGCTTTGAGGGGCTCAAGAGGGACCTCACATTTGCCATCGCTTGGGTTCTCATCCATCACTCCGTCAAGTCCCAGGTCATAGAGGTTACTTCCTCTTCTGGGTCATGAAGAGGCTTCACTCTACTCTGGGCACTTGGCTCTTCACACTCCTAGTGATGCTAGTCTACTGCCAGAGTGGTGATGATGGAGAGTGGGGATCAAGTGAAGTCTCTGGGACTGCAGTCACTGGCAATTCCTCCGCTTCAGTCGTCCATGCAGTCGGGGATGAGCCAGACAGGACCAGGCCAGTTTTTCAGACCCTGCCAGAGACAGAAGGCGGTGACTGTTATGTTCACTTTCACACAAGCCAAGTCATGTCAAGGCGGTTACGAGCTTTCAGAGAGGAAGTTGCTTATCTGAAGGCCCTTCAACATGGGAACCAGGCAGTGATGGAGAACCTGGTCCAGTTTGTAGGAGCAGAAATGGGAGATCAACACTACGAGGAGGTGATCCAAGAGAACATTGCTGGAATCAGGGAGGATCATGTGAGCTGTGAGAGTGTGGTCACTAAAGCAGCAGAGGAGTTGGAGAGTCAACTGGAAGGAGATGCTCAAGCCACTTTGGCTGGAA
This portion of the Cyprinus carpio isolate SPL01 chromosome A20, ASM1834038v1, whole genome shotgun sequence genome encodes:
- the LOC109069055 gene encoding uncharacterized protein LOC109069055 codes for the protein MKRLHSTLGTWLFTLLVMLVYCQSGDDGEWGSSEVSGTAVTGNSSASVVHAVGDEPDRTRPVFQTLPETEGGDCYVHFHTSQVMSRRLRAFREEVAYLKALQHGNQAVMENLVQFVGAEMGDQHYEEVIQENIAGIREDHVSCESVVTKAAEELESQLEGDAQATLAGIQKIKEESLAFEEMLRTTTDIASRLESSSRALHVEMTEQLRKNMRQLRETK